One genomic window of Leptospira paudalimensis includes the following:
- a CDS encoding YdcF family protein, with protein sequence MDSLFFIFSKVLTIFLYPLPVFFLLCLYLLLRIKPKNTKFLFFLVCLFLYLASSSFVANSLVSSLEKDYPPISIQDTPNADLAIVLGGMIQTISSVKARPELTDSADRITDAVRLYKAGKVKKILFTGGSGLLLSDEFREANLAKSLLIDLGVRESDIILENNSRNTYENAVETKKIVEKLNFKSYILITSAFHMKRAFGCFQKQNLNVFLFPTDYRSFQMDSGAFELYLPSAGYLDTTTFAIKEWVGYFVYRAKSYL encoded by the coding sequence ATGGATTCCTTATTTTTCATTTTCTCAAAAGTCCTCACCATATTTCTCTACCCCTTACCAGTTTTTTTCCTCCTTTGTTTGTATCTATTGCTTCGCATCAAACCAAAGAATACGAAGTTTCTTTTTTTTCTCGTTTGTTTGTTTTTATATCTGGCATCTAGTTCCTTTGTTGCCAATTCACTTGTATCTAGTCTGGAAAAAGATTATCCTCCCATTTCCATTCAGGATACTCCCAATGCGGATCTAGCCATTGTTCTCGGGGGAATGATCCAAACCATTTCTTCCGTGAAGGCAAGGCCCGAACTCACAGATTCTGCAGACCGGATCACAGATGCCGTTCGCCTTTACAAAGCGGGCAAAGTCAAAAAAATCCTATTTACTGGTGGGTCCGGTTTGTTATTGTCTGACGAATTCCGAGAGGCAAACTTAGCCAAATCTTTGTTAATCGATTTAGGTGTAAGAGAATCCGACATCATCTTAGAAAACAATTCCAGAAATACTTATGAAAATGCAGTTGAAACGAAAAAAATAGTGGAGAAATTAAATTTTAAATCTTATATCCTAATCACATCAGCCTTTCATATGAAACGTGCATTCGGTTGTTTCCAAAAACAAAATTTAAATGTGTTCCTCTTCCCTACCGATTATAGATCGTTTCAAATGGATTCGGGTGCCTTTGAATTGTATTTACCATCAGCTGGTTATCTTGATACGACTACATTTGCGATCAAGGAATGGGTTGGGTATTTTGTTTACCGTGCCAAATCCTACCTTTAA
- a CDS encoding cytochrome c maturation protein CcmE domain-containing protein — MNRKFLTLLFLIAISLGGIAYFSSQETSYLLLDASELAANPTKYSEQNLRVRGFVRVGSLVREGKKAKFDLELNDQIIPVFFTGETLLPDAFKEGARARVDGKLEKGILVASHVEAKCASKYEAGYAEEK; from the coding sequence ATGAATCGTAAGTTTTTAACCCTTTTATTCCTCATTGCAATCTCTCTTGGAGGCATTGCTTACTTTTCCTCACAAGAAACATCGTATCTTCTCCTCGATGCTTCAGAACTTGCTGCTAATCCCACAAAATACTCGGAACAAAACTTACGAGTGAGAGGATTTGTTCGCGTAGGGAGTTTGGTCCGTGAAGGAAAAAAAGCAAAATTTGATTTGGAACTCAATGACCAAATCATCCCTGTTTTTTTTACAGGAGAAACTCTTTTGCCAGATGCTTTTAAAGAAGGAGCAAGGGCACGAGTGGATGGAAAATTAGAAAAGGGAATCCTTGTCGCAAGTCATGTCGAAGCGAAATGTGCTTCCAAATATGAAGCAGGGTATGCTGAGGAAAAATGA